AAGCAAGTCAAGACAACTAGACTTTTGCAGCGGTGCCTTAGCATACAAATGTAATCCGTTCCCAAGGCCAGTTCGTAAGGTGAAATTTTGTTTTGTGAAACGCATTaacccataggaaataatgtaaatgcagataatctgtttccAGCCACGCAAACATATTACCAACTTCCATCACTATAATCACAATGAAAACCaagttttatgtaaataaagttaaatatgaaattaataatattaaacttaACGATCCCTCCTGGCACCGACTGCTTTACAAACCCACtagaaagtggctcccttttcttcttgctaccgtccttgataacattcttggcaCCCTTGGTGGCACGTCTTccctaaatcttacacaaaacgCAAACAAACATGCTTGTTGCCTGGCTTCCCACGTTTTAAACGGCTCCCGTACACACAACTTAGCTGGCATTAACTCGTATGCTGAAAAACactttgtatgccgaggtaccagtGTAGTGACATTTCAGACATATTCAGTTCAGTACTCAGTGAAACGAAAGAACATTTTCCATGAAATGATAGATGCAAGTAAACATTTCTTGATGTAGCAGCAGAGAAAAAGTACTTGTGCAAATAGCAGCAGTATATATTGTGGAAaaactattatacaaaaaaatgctAGATGGTGTtcatctgagtgtgtgtgcgcgcgcatgtgtgtgtttatcagtccagtcctgaATCTCTGTCCTGAATGTTTCTTAATGTTTCCCGGTATTTAGACATTCTGTTGTGATGAACATGCTTGATTATATGAcattaaaagtgtgtgtttttaaggtCCAGTGATTGAGTTTGTGCCGAGCGAGGACGTGTGGTCGGCGCCAATACTGAGAGCCGAGGTTCATCTTCACATCTCCAACCCAGACCGGCTAAACGTCCAGCCGGTGCTGCCGTGGCTGGAGAAACGGCTCCTTCCTACAAAGTGAGACAAATTACAGAGTACACACTGATTTCTgttaaattttctttctttttctttttttttttacttatacctgagtattctctctctctgtggccAGGTACAGTGCGTGGTGGAAGGACGGCGTGCTAGAGGTCAGGGTAGATCTGCTCTTCCTCTTCCAGGCCCTCCAGGCTTTCAAAGGAAGGCAGGGAGCCTACAGTGTGATGGAAGTCCAACGCATCAGAGGTTTTCACACACTCCAGGCTCCGGAAGCAAGACCCCCTGAGGTTCAGAGTGGAGACAGGAGGGCGGAGCGCCCCCTGCAGGTTCCTGTAGAGCTGGGCCTGGTCTTACACTGCAGCACAGAGGAGCCAAACACACCACTGCCGTGCGAGAGCCACGGAGTACAGCTACTCCACACACCCTTTATTACGCTATCATAtggataacacacacacacacacactgcccttGATGTGCTTGTCAAAAGTGCGGTATACCAGGACACTGCAAATATTCTAAAGACGCACTTCAGCAGGCCATTTgactgtatttaatttatatggGTGTTGTTTTGTGGGAAACTTCTGaatgtatataatgtaaataaatacaaagttatataattaaactttttatttctttttggagTTGAATGTGATTTGATTTATTGCTCACCATAGGATCAGTTGCTCTtgtgttaagtaaaaaaatatctcACATGACAAACTAAAAGGCACAGAATTTTATATAAGGaaattaaactattttaatttagatttacTATAAAAACTGGAATTTAAAACATAGATATTGCATTTACTTCTTAAACAAGGAGAGGGTGGTAATTTTGCGCAAACGTGCTGCGTACACAGAAAGGTCAGCTCTAACAGCTGGGAAACAGCGCATTATACTTTCCTCAGTAGGAAAGGTCCagtattaataaatttaaattttatttgtcacatacacaatcattcacagtatgatatgcagcgaaatgcttacacgaccgcccgtgaccttaaaatgtaaaaacaattaaacaaaaaataaatagtggaataaaatatgaataagtTTAATAATTCTGTTCATTAGGATCTTTCTTTCAGATTTCAGACCCACTTTGTGCCCAGCGTTAGTAATTACCAGCGATAAGTGCTACCTCGTGGTAATTAGTAATCACCATAGGTACACACCATCTAGTGGCTATCGTTAGTTATTGCTATAGGTAAACTCCACCTAGTGGTCATCGTAAACGGCATTTATTTACCATAGGTAAACACCACCTAGTGGTTATCGTTGGTAATTACCAGCGGCAAATGTCACCTAGCGGCCGTTAGTAATTACCAGTGGTGAACGCCATATAGTGGCCATCGTTAGTAATCACAGCCTAGTGGCTTTTGGTAATAATAACCAACAATAAATGCCATATAGTGGCCATCATGTGTAATTACTATAGGTAAACGCCACCTAGTGGCTATTGTTAGTAATTAGTAGCAGTGAACAATTCCTAGTAGCCACCGTTAGTAATTACATAGGTCTGAGTTCAATTCCTTCCTCGGGTCAATGGTCATCATCAATAGCTATCAGTTGAAACGCCATCTAGTCGCCATCGTTAGTAATAATTAGCAGTAAAGGCCACCTAATAGCCATTGTTAGCAACTGACTACAGTAAACGCTACCATTAGTAGTAGGGCTGTAGCGATACACTAATCTCACGATACGATACGATACACGATATTCAGCTCACGATACGATATATATCACGATATTTAGCCAACGATACGATTCGATACGATTCGATATAATTCGATACGATTCGATATAATTCGATACGCTTACATCATTTTCTGATCGATTTAAAAGAGACAGAGTGATTTTGGTGACATCATGTGAGTGTTTCATTtacttgaattgaattaattaaaataaactcaaaaaacatcagacagcttgcaaaataaatgctggacaaaattaatcaaagatgtGTTGAGAAAATTAGTTCCATTTATTGAAACAGTGCAAACTGTAGCTTACAAGCCtttgaaaagtaaataaagtgcAACATTGCAATTTGCAATTAACAATGGAGAGTTAAAGTGCAAGTGGCCTGTTCTGAACAGTTTCTTTGACCTTAGGCTGTAAACttgtcagtattttgtctgatatttcatatcaaatatgccttttcagcaaaaccataatgccaaaatagagacccatcagatacagtctcaagacattaataataataataataataataattattattattattattattattattattataataattattattattattatgcgagataattagcattttatccgtgtgatgtcaattcactaggtcacatctatttaaataaacccaaactgcatatgaaagaaatcagcactcgtagtggtccatttatctatattaaatatatactgtatttttaaaaaatcccttgataaaatagcataaataaataaatcatgggtagtgtataccagtgattaaatataaacaatacaacgcatgtactgacatgtttacagcctacaagtgactcagccgaggttcatcattttaaatatgtccaagataacaagggaaacacatcctgatggctcgagttcgtcagggattaaaaaacgctaactGTCCGTTTTGGACTTTACTGCGCtccgtagaatctcagtggtccgcgcataacccttcgcgggcgagccttctcctaaatgcgcgttccctgtgccgatttcacgggggtggggctaaaaaaacgtatcctgatgggggacccaacttcgacacagcccCGGA
This region of Clarias gariepinus isolate MV-2021 ecotype Netherlands chromosome 9, CGAR_prim_01v2, whole genome shotgun sequence genomic DNA includes:
- the si:ch211-170d8.2 gene encoding uncharacterized protein si:ch211-170d8.2 — encoded protein: MTPLSLLVLGSCLAGVSSRPLLSRAEAAGQCGELTAPWTRSTAASVSGDRSRVYRLRVFGVSPDGASRLVFPEQPLFSFVRRVYRCCQIGHHCGAVKGLQGRDTAGPVIEFVPSEDVWSAPILRAEVHLHISNPDRLNVQPVLPWLEKRLLPTKYSAWWKDGVLEVRVDLLFLFQALQAFKGRQGAYSVMEVQRIRGFHTLQAPEARPPEVQSGDRRAERPLQVPVELGLVLHCSTEEPNTPLPCESHGVQLLHTPFITLSYG